From the genome of Nicotiana sylvestris chromosome 2, ASM39365v2, whole genome shotgun sequence, one region includes:
- the LOC138882891 gene encoding uncharacterized protein, with amino-acid sequence MRIAILGQNKLGFIDGTCKKENYEIATARKVTSSIFTYFSKLRVLWEEFDSLAPIPGRDATNSRDFVQFMELQKLLQFLMGLNESYEQACSQLLMMVPMPSVNKAYSMLMERESQRTMASVFANMDNAEMTALITNRAGNQQKMRKNYNLFCDFCKMKSHTKETAPAGCIPTPTAQTFTLEQYQQILQLLNSKPTKVTATATDLELVPLDNSSSVHLPNENLAKITHRGSTNIFKDCKISDVLHVPHFKYNLLSVSKLTKELQCLVAFFPDLCVFKDLYTGKVLGIGSEANGIYILRSCLHEKQPSIPTVNTTAMQISTQNKQSLINLEVWHQRLGLFCLSISQGIFHQTTCVYTPQQNGFMERRHRYILEVARALRFQAAIPLRFWGECVLIAVPIINRLPSIVLKGGRISSQLELYLQCLSGILQLKRLFS; translated from the exons ATGCGAATTGCAATTCTAGGTCAAAACAAGCTAGGTTTCATCGACGGGACATGCAAAAAGGAGAATTACG AAATTGCTACAGCTAGGAAAGTCACTAGCTCAATTTtcacttatttctcaaaattgaGAGTACTTTGGGAAGAGTTTGATAGTTTGGCACCCATTCCTGGTCGTGATGCTACAAATTCTCGTGATTTTGTTCAGTTTATGGAGCTTCAAAAGCTTCTACAATTCCTGATGGGACTTAATGAGTCTTATGAACAAGCTTGCAGTCAACTCTTGATGATGGTGCCAATGCCATCAGTGAACAAGGCATATTCTATGCTAATGGAACGTGAAAGCCAAAGGACTATGGCAAGTGTTTTTGCTAACATGGATAATGCTGAAATGACAGCATTGATAACTAATAGGGCTGGAAATCAGCAGAAAATGAGGAAGAATTACAACCTCTTCTGTGATTTTTGCAAGATGAAGAGCCATACTAAGGAA ACTGCACCTGCAGGATGCATTCCAACTCCTACTGCACAAACTTTCACTCTAGAGCAGTACCAACAGATTTTGCAACTTCTAAATAGCAAGCCTACAAAGGTCACAGCTACTGCAACAGATCTTGAGTTAG TTCCATTAGATAATAGTAGCTCAGTTCACTTACCAAATGAAAATCTAGCTAAAATCACTCACAGAGGATCAACTAATATTTTCAAGGATTGCAAGATTAGTGATGTACTTCATGTTCCACATTTCAAGTATAACCTACTATCAGTTTCAAAGCTTACTAAGGAGTTGCAATGCTTGGTTGCATTCTTTCCTGATCTATGTGTGTTTAAGGACCTCTACACTGGCAAGGTGTTGGGGATTGGTAGTGAAGCTAATGGGATATACATTCTTAGAAGCTGTCTTCATGAGAAACAACCATCTATACCAACTGTAAATACCACAGCTATGCAGATTTCAACACAGAATAAGCAGAGCTTAATAAACCTGGAAGTCTGGCATCAAAGACTTGGATTGTTCTGTTTGTCCATTAGCCAG GGAATTTTTCATCAAACAACATGTGTGTATACTCCACAACAGAATGGTTTTATGGAGAGGAGACATAGATATATTCTAGAAGTGGCAAGAGCATTAAGGTTCCAGGCTGCTATTCCTCTAAGATTTTGGGGTGAGTGTGTTCTTATAGCAGTACCTATCATAAATAGGTTACCCTCTATAGTTTTAAAAG GAGGTAGGATAAGTTCTCAGTTAGAGCTTTACCTGCAGTGTTTATCGGGTATTCTCCAACTAaaaag gctcttctcttga
- the LOC138882893 gene encoding uncharacterized protein gives MKQKAAGVLELDDFSAMRADIAKLANQMNRMTMNQTQQLQHVQQMSICCEMCGDNHTSDMCLTNPEYIYYVGQQNRGPMNQQAQYGNTYNANWRNHPNFSWGGNQSNHNQYRPQENFNQPQRLSQQVEESTNDLLKKLLHDNQQLRTDFRNLERQMGQLAANQNTRPTGTLPSDTEKNPQVSAITLRTGRELEEVPKKRKDKPIPEGELIPKATQEAKKDDTVSVPVNVPRPPPPFPQRLQKKNDDRMFNKFLSMLSQIQLNIPLVDAIRDIPNFTIPVKIGNVDVGHALCNLRASINLMPLSLYKKLGLGAPKPTTVMLQLADMSIAYPERVIEDVLLKIGKFIFPADFIILDFEADEKVPIILGRPLLATAIQLPRHYEELSMISVMEMDEQLIAPSVYLKDSLEKAIVLFESLEINDEVEEMKHILNASCEYMKGLNPFEPLNRPNGPPPKPSIEEAPKLELKPLPSHLHYAYLGSSDTLPVIISSDLYELQEEKLLRVLRAHKRAIGWTMSDIRGISPIFCMHKILMEEGHKPNIEQQCRLNPNMKEVVRKEVIKWLDAGIVFPISDSKWVLSRCKETNLVLNWEKCHFMVRESIVLGHKVSKNGLQLLEKDTSFKFDDACLKAFDELKRILVTAPIIIAPDWKLPFELMCDANDIAIGAVLGQRKEKIFYSIHYASRTLNPAQMNYTVTKKELLAVEFDLEIRDRKVIENQVADHLSSLEHRGHVTEGESVKETFPDEHLLAITSDETPWYTDYVNFIASGVTLPEFTADHRRRFLHDMRFYMWDEPFLYKQCADQLVRRCVPEEEMNTILHDCHTSLYGGYHGGDRTTQNVLQSGVKEQSIMGLSGLRPLLSLLMMQRLVYGKACHLPIELEHKAYWAIKKLNMDMELAGEKRLLQLNELDEFRLHAYENAKLYKEKTKRWHDKHIQHRKFEPGRKVLLFNSRLKLFPGKLKSRRAGPFVVVSVTPHGTVELRDINSNGTFLVNGQRVKHYWGGDIKRHKTLIDLVGA, from the exons atgaaacagaaagcagcaGGGGTACTTGAACTTGATGATTTTTCAGCCATGAGAGCAGAtatagcaaaattggcaaatcaaatgaaTAGAATGACAATGAACCAGACACAACAATTGCAACATGTTCAACAAATGTCgatttgttgtgaaatgtgtggtgACAATCACACAAGTGACATGTGCCTAACGAATCCGGAATATATTTATTATGTGGGACAACAAAACAGAGGTCCGATGAACCAACaggcacaatatgggaacacttacaatgcaaattggagaaatcatcctaatttctcttggggtggaaatcaatcaaatcacaatcaatatagaccccaagAAAATTTTAATCAACCACAAAGGCTATCCCAACAGGTagaagaaagtacaaatgatttgttgaagaaattattgcatgacaatcaacaactcagaactgatttcagaaatcttgaaaggcaaatgggacaACTAGCTGCAAATCAAAACACTAGACCTACAGGTActcttccaagtgatacagaaaaaaatccgcaagttagtgcaattacacttagaactggaagagaattagaagaagttccaaagaagagaaaagacaagcctatacctgagggtgaattgattcccaaagcaacacagGAAGCAAAGAAAGATGATACAGTTTCAGTGCCTGTGAATgttccaaggccaccaccaccttttccacaaagattgcagaaaaagaatgatgatcgcatgttcaacaaatttctctctatgttgagtcagattcaattgaatattccgttAGTAGATGCAATtcgtgatattccaaa ctttactatccctgtgaaaataggcaatgttgatgtaggccatgcactttgtAATTTGCgagcaagcataaatttgatgccattgtcCTTGTATAAAAAATTGGGTTTgggagctccaaaacccaccactgTGATGTTACAACTAGCAGACATgtccatagcttacccggaaagggtgattgaagatgtgctactaaaaattggaaaattcattttcccggctgatttcattatcttagATTTTGAAGCagatgaaaaagttcctattatattgggaagacctctcttggctacag caattcaacttcctcgccattatgaagaattgtctatgatatctgtcatggagatGGATGAGCAACTTATTGCCCCAAGTGTATATTTGAAGGATTCTTTAGAGAAAGCAATTGTGTTGTTCGAgagtttggagattaatgatgaggttgaagagatgaagcatattttgaatgcatcatgtgaatatatgaaaggtttaaatccctttgaacctttgaaTAGACCAAATGGTCCTCCTCCGAAGCCATCAATTGAAGAAGCTCCAAAATTGGAActaaagcctttaccttctcaccttcattatgcttatttgggtagttctgatacgttacctgttattatttcttcTGACTTGTATGAATTGCAGGAGGAAAAATTGTTGAGAGTACTACGTGcgcataaaagagcaattgggtggacaatgtctgacataagaggtattagtccaattttttgcatgcataaaattctcatggaggaaggaCACAAGCCGAACATAGAACAACAATGCCGTCTAAATCccaacatgaaagaggtggtaagaaaagaagtgattaaatggcttgatgcaggtattgtatttccaatctctgatagcaaatgg GTACTTTCTAGGTGcaaagaaacaaatttggtactaaattgggaaaaatgtcatttcatggtaagaGAAAGCATAGTCCTAGGgcataaagtgtccaagaatggattgca gcttcttgagaaagatacatccttcaagtttgatgatgcttgtctgaaagcatttgatgagctgaaaaGAATATTAGTTACTGCACCAATTATCATTgctccagattggaaacttccatttgagttgatgtgtgatgcaaatgatatagccattggagctgttttggggcagcgaaaggagaaaatcttttacTCCATTCATTATGCGAGCAGAACTCTTAATCCagctcaaatgaattacactgttactaaaaaagagttgctcgcagta gaatttgatttggagattcgagatcgaaaagtgatagagaatcaggttgcagatcaCTTATCCAGTCTGGAACATCgaggccatgtcactgaaggagaatcagtcaaagaaacatttcctgacgaacatttgctagccatcacttcagatgaaaccccgtggtatactgattatgtgaatttcattgcaagtggggtgactctACCAGAATTCACAGCTGATCATAGAAGAAGATTCTTACATGACATGAGATTCTAcatgtgggacgagccttttctatacaagcaatgcgcagatcaattggtaagaaggtgtgtacctgaggaggagatgaataCAATATTGCATGATTGTCATACTTCTCTTTATGGAGGTTATCATGGTGGAGACAGAACTACACAAAACGTTCTACAATCAG gtgTCAAAGAACAG TCGATTATGggtctaagtgggttgaggccattgctctccctactaatgatgcaaag gttggtttatggaaaGGCATGTCATTTACCTATTGAGCTAGAACAcaaagcttattgggcaatcaaaaagctaaatatggataTGGAGTTAGCCGGTgaaaaaagactgctacaactcaatgaacttgatgagttccggttgcatgcttatgaaaatgccaagttgtataaagaaaagaccaagaggtggcatgacaagcacatccaACATCGTAAGTTTGAGCCGGGTCGAaaagttctcttgtttaattcaaggctaaagctttttcctggaaagcttaagtctCGTCGGGCAGGCCCTTTCGTTGTGGTAAGTGTgactcctcatggaacagttgaattgcgGGACATAAATTCAAATGGTACATTCTTGGTGAATGGGCAGCGAGTAAAACACTATTGGGGTGGTGATATTAAACGTCACAAGACCTTGATAGATTTGGTTGGTGCATAA